A portion of the Edaphobacter lichenicola genome contains these proteins:
- a CDS encoding c-type cytochrome domain-containing protein, with translation MKSTALCFGLAIAAFVGWSLRSGTVQAAGQNEAAKPEFYTTKVQPIFQANCYKCHGGMNHRGGLSIQTRAGMLKGGHDGPALVPGDPAKSLLVRLIRHEGPANDPMPMPPKQPKLSDADIATVEQWVRAGAIMPEDAAKP, from the coding sequence ATGAAGAGCACCGCATTGTGTTTCGGGCTGGCAATAGCCGCGTTCGTCGGGTGGAGTTTACGGTCAGGAACGGTTCAGGCGGCAGGACAAAACGAAGCGGCGAAGCCGGAGTTTTACACGACGAAGGTCCAGCCGATCTTTCAAGCGAACTGCTACAAATGCCATGGCGGAATGAATCATCGGGGCGGCTTGAGTATTCAGACGCGCGCAGGAATGCTGAAGGGCGGACACGATGGGCCGGCACTTGTACCCGGCGATCCGGCAAAAAGCCTGCTCGTGCGCTTGATTCGGCATGAAGGTCCGGCAAACGATCCGATGCCGATGCCACCGAAGCAGCCGAAGCTCTCAGACGCGGACATCGCGACCGTGGAACAGTGGGTGCGGGCCGGAGCGATCATGCCGGAGGACGCAGCGAAGCCGTAA
- a CDS encoding DUF5715 family protein: MMRLNAPIPALLALAGLSLFPASSLATPTHHLAHSATAPSTKRPAHGKVAESARATRTIKHRSAKTAPAKTTRVHAHAVPKGHQLRQAVRSSAPTMSRPEVTATEATSQKATSEDFLRAASAQTVTQVETQPAVAIHGTSRPEELNETGPVTHAPARKPVAASKQRSVAKPVPVVSVIRPAVERPQLASVEEVASTPVILPNLYNKRGHLIVPPPLKGSHEILVHQNEVADRDGLARVQNDDDLLDMRSKKMLVGIAENDGLQVDDRLPENRRYCRPWTAQFLATLARAHYAHFHTPLQVNSAVRTVEFQQHLMHINGNAAPAEGDTASPHLTGQAVDIAKHGLSLAEIAWLRGYLLPLVQEGKIDVEEEFQQSCFHISVYKKYQPPTPERELAMSRHGGTSALAAALR, translated from the coding sequence ATGATGCGTTTGAACGCCCCCATACCGGCCCTTCTGGCGCTTGCAGGTCTGTCTCTGTTTCCTGCCAGCAGCCTCGCCACGCCAACGCATCACCTGGCCCACTCAGCCACTGCTCCCTCCACGAAGCGTCCGGCGCATGGGAAGGTGGCCGAATCAGCGCGCGCTACCCGGACCATTAAACATCGCTCCGCCAAGACCGCGCCCGCTAAAACGACACGTGTCCACGCCCATGCGGTGCCCAAGGGCCATCAGCTTCGTCAGGCTGTACGTTCTTCTGCTCCCACCATGAGTCGGCCAGAGGTTACGGCCACGGAAGCCACTTCGCAAAAGGCGACGTCGGAGGACTTCCTCAGAGCTGCCTCAGCCCAAACCGTAACCCAGGTCGAAACGCAGCCGGCTGTTGCGATTCATGGAACCTCTCGCCCTGAAGAGCTGAACGAAACCGGGCCAGTCACACACGCGCCAGCACGTAAGCCTGTGGCCGCTTCAAAGCAGAGATCCGTGGCTAAGCCGGTTCCGGTCGTCAGTGTCATCCGCCCAGCCGTTGAAAGGCCTCAGCTGGCGAGTGTGGAGGAGGTTGCTTCGACGCCAGTGATCCTGCCAAATCTCTACAACAAGCGTGGACACCTCATCGTGCCTCCGCCTCTCAAGGGTTCGCACGAGATCCTCGTCCATCAAAATGAGGTTGCCGACCGCGACGGCCTCGCTCGAGTTCAGAATGACGACGATCTGCTCGATATGCGCAGCAAAAAGATGCTGGTCGGAATCGCTGAGAATGATGGTCTCCAGGTTGATGACCGTTTGCCTGAGAATCGCCGCTACTGCCGTCCCTGGACTGCGCAGTTTCTCGCGACCCTGGCCCGTGCCCATTACGCTCACTTTCACACGCCGCTACAGGTTAACTCTGCCGTACGCACCGTCGAGTTTCAGCAGCACCTCATGCACATCAACGGGAACGCCGCGCCAGCCGAAGGAGACACCGCTTCCCCTCACCTGACGGGTCAGGCTGTCGATATCGCTAAGCATGGGCTCTCGCTCGCCGAGATTGCGTGGTTGCGCGGCTATCTTCTGCCTCTTGTGCAGGAGGGAAAGATCGATGTCGAAGAGGAGTTCCAACAGTCCTGCTTTCACATCAGCGTCTACAAAAAATATCAGCCACCCACACCCGAGCGTGAGCTAGCGATGTCCCGTCATGGCGGAACTTCTGCTTTGGCTGCTGCGTTGCGCTAA
- a CDS encoding Gfo/Idh/MocA family protein has translation MAMAPVRFAILGFGFHAVRRLMPAFSQCEDATLTGMWRRDQTAAAQNCAEFKIPHCFSTREELCASPDVDVVFITSPDAMHRDDTLLALKHGKSVLCEKPLAMNAAEAEEMNAAANAAGVVFGVAQNFRFNRSLEWMRDQIAAGQIGKPQLAHAEYSYPASKAPRKWIIDPTLACGGPIADVGVHCIDALRFVLGEDVVSISTIARKDELSGPVEAAASLQLEMTGGVYASVDANARGLYRSLVEVTGSEGVLASENALSVDRPVDVVLRTAGELVETRTFNNGDGYTRMLDSFAQVYREHGRFVASGEDGIHNMRAVDSAYASWRSGIRESV, from the coding sequence ATGGCGATGGCACCGGTGCGTTTCGCAATCCTCGGATTTGGATTTCATGCGGTTCGGCGGTTGATGCCGGCCTTCTCGCAGTGTGAGGATGCGACGCTGACCGGTATGTGGCGACGCGATCAGACCGCTGCCGCACAGAACTGTGCAGAGTTCAAAATCCCTCACTGCTTCTCTACGCGCGAGGAGCTGTGCGCATCGCCGGATGTTGATGTCGTATTCATCACATCGCCGGATGCGATGCATCGCGACGACACACTGCTGGCGCTAAAGCACGGCAAGTCGGTTTTGTGCGAAAAGCCGCTCGCGATGAACGCCGCCGAGGCCGAAGAGATGAACGCTGCTGCGAACGCTGCCGGTGTTGTCTTCGGAGTAGCGCAGAACTTCCGCTTCAACCGAAGCCTCGAGTGGATGCGGGACCAGATCGCGGCAGGCCAGATCGGCAAGCCGCAGCTTGCGCACGCGGAGTACTCCTACCCGGCGTCGAAGGCTCCCCGCAAATGGATCATCGATCCCACATTGGCATGTGGCGGCCCGATCGCCGACGTCGGCGTGCATTGCATCGATGCACTGCGCTTCGTACTTGGCGAAGACGTGGTAAGCATCAGCACAATCGCCCGAAAGGACGAGCTGTCTGGCCCGGTCGAAGCGGCCGCCTCGCTGCAACTGGAGATGACGGGTGGTGTCTATGCGAGCGTGGACGCAAACGCCCGTGGCCTCTACCGTTCCCTCGTCGAAGTCACGGGAAGCGAGGGCGTACTAGCTTCGGAGAATGCCCTGAGCGTCGACCGGCCCGTCGACGTAGTCCTACGCACAGCTGGTGAGTTGGTGGAGACCAGAACCTTCAACAACGGAGATGGCTACACCCGCATGCTCGACAGTTTTGCGCAGGTGTATCGCGAGCATGGACGGTTTGTGGCGTCGGGTGAAGACGGTATCCACAATATGCGTGCCGTTGATTCAGCCTACGCCAGTTGGCGAAGCGGGATTCGCGAATCCGTTTGA
- a CDS encoding SurA N-terminal domain-containing protein gives MNDTSRSFTLRNFRQTSIPFALILAAVLLPVAGCEHGHSADVVATVNGHAIMKPELDKRYQAQLGDAAQQQQGQPSQEQADSLRLNLLRELIDEEIVQQRAAKMNLTATNEEVDAKLAEMKAPYTEEQFEQRLKASNHTLDDVKHDLRRSLTINKLLNKEINSKVTVTDADVTNYYNQHKFEFNLNETQYHLAQIQVTDLPNAQPGNLQNSKATSDLDAKKKIQALKNRLDSGEDFGAIAMNFSEQPATAPNGGDMGFVGESQMHADPAVFNAVTKLKAGQITDILPLLDQQTKKPAGYAIYKLLSREPAGQRDVNDPRVQQAIRQQLRDGRSQLLKNAYLEMLHDQAKVENFFAEQIFKNDAH, from the coding sequence ATGAACGATACTAGTCGCTCTTTTACACTTCGTAACTTTCGCCAAACTTCCATTCCCTTCGCGCTGATTCTGGCTGCCGTGCTGCTGCCGGTTGCCGGCTGCGAGCATGGCCACAGTGCCGATGTCGTGGCCACGGTGAACGGTCACGCGATCATGAAGCCCGAACTGGACAAGCGTTATCAGGCACAGCTCGGAGATGCCGCTCAGCAGCAACAGGGCCAGCCGTCGCAGGAGCAGGCCGATTCGCTGCGATTGAACTTGCTGCGCGAGTTGATCGACGAAGAGATCGTGCAGCAGCGCGCCGCGAAGATGAACCTGACCGCGACCAATGAAGAGGTTGATGCAAAGCTCGCCGAAATGAAGGCACCCTACACTGAGGAGCAGTTTGAGCAGCGCCTGAAGGCGAGCAATCACACGCTTGACGACGTGAAGCACGATCTACGACGGTCGCTAACCATCAACAAGCTGCTGAACAAGGAGATCAACTCCAAAGTCACGGTTACCGACGCCGACGTTACGAACTACTACAACCAGCATAAGTTTGAGTTCAACCTGAACGAGACGCAGTATCACCTGGCGCAGATTCAGGTTACCGACCTGCCAAATGCGCAACCGGGTAATCTGCAGAACAGCAAAGCGACCAGCGACCTCGATGCAAAGAAAAAAATCCAGGCCCTGAAGAACAGATTGGACAGCGGCGAGGACTTCGGCGCGATTGCGATGAACTTCTCCGAGCAACCGGCGACCGCTCCCAACGGCGGTGACATGGGCTTTGTCGGCGAGTCGCAGATGCATGCGGATCCTGCAGTCTTCAATGCAGTGACCAAGCTGAAGGCCGGCCAGATCACCGATATTCTTCCGCTGCTGGACCAGCAGACGAAGAAGCCTGCGGGGTACGCAATCTACAAGCTGTTGTCGCGTGAGCCTGCGGGCCAGCGCGATGTGAATGATCCACGCGTGCAGCAGGCGATTCGTCAACAGCTGCGCGATGGACGGTCGCAGCTTTTGAAGAACGCGTATCTCGAGATGCTTCACGATCAGGCGAAGGTGGAGAACTTCTTCGCCGAGCAGATCTTCAAAAACGACGCCCACTAA
- a CDS encoding DsbA family protein: MSTVVKPFRTLVFALTLAALGCHAQTPAATSAKLSPEMTRRVEVLIRSKSSVPPNYDIQIGPRTKSDVPGFDSISVTFSADGKTTSTDFLLSTDGKTLAQFRKFDISKDPKLLVSGEGRPARGGPATAPVLIVGFDDLECPYCAKMHEQLFPALTERYKDQIHIVYRDFPLDQHPWAMRAAVDTNCVGAQSPTGYWNLVDHIHAHAGELGGDDKSLAKANDTLDTLARDEGKRQNLNAETLNACIVKQDDTAIKASMKLGESLGVDSTPALFINGEKLEGALPLEYVYRMIDNALIASGQTPPPPPPAPTQSAPQTTPANKPGN, translated from the coding sequence GTGTCTACCGTCGTGAAGCCGTTCCGTACCCTTGTCTTTGCCCTCACACTAGCAGCACTTGGCTGCCACGCCCAGACTCCGGCGGCGACCTCGGCAAAGCTGTCGCCCGAGATGACGCGACGGGTTGAAGTCTTGATCCGGTCGAAGTCCAGCGTTCCGCCAAACTACGACATCCAGATCGGTCCCCGCACGAAGAGCGACGTGCCTGGCTTTGACTCGATCAGCGTGACCTTTTCCGCGGATGGAAAGACGACCAGCACGGATTTCCTGCTCTCAACCGATGGCAAGACGTTGGCGCAGTTCCGCAAATTCGACATCAGCAAAGATCCGAAGCTGCTCGTCAGCGGAGAGGGACGGCCTGCGCGTGGCGGCCCGGCGACGGCCCCGGTCCTGATCGTCGGCTTCGATGACCTGGAGTGTCCCTACTGCGCAAAGATGCATGAGCAGCTCTTTCCCGCTCTGACAGAGCGTTATAAAGATCAGATTCATATCGTCTATCGCGACTTCCCGCTCGACCAGCACCCGTGGGCAATGCGTGCGGCTGTCGACACAAACTGTGTCGGCGCACAGAGCCCAACGGGCTACTGGAACCTCGTGGATCACATTCACGCCCATGCCGGCGAACTGGGCGGTGACGACAAAAGTCTTGCCAAGGCGAACGACACGCTTGATACCTTGGCGCGCGACGAAGGCAAGCGGCAGAATCTCAATGCCGAAACCCTGAACGCCTGCATCGTCAAACAGGACGATACGGCGATCAAGGCCTCAATGAAGCTTGGGGAGAGCCTGGGCGTCGATTCGACACCCGCACTCTTTATTAACGGAGAAAAGCTCGAAGGAGCACTGCCGTTGGAGTACGTCTATCGTATGATCGATAACGCGCTGATCGCCTCCGGCCAGACGCCGCCACCACCGCCGCCGGCACCCACTCAGTCCGCACCTCAAACTACGCCGGCGAATAAGCCTGGCAATTAG
- a CDS encoding LPS-assembly protein LptD, which produces MVLAASHPHLRAQEVTSQATPLGEVGESSSSLPDGPEAARYPVAAVLPSTDDATTASIESDTQSKIGSRFILDGDVEIHYRDRIIKADHIEFDEDTSELTANGHLHVTGGSNHEDLTASHGTMNLNRQTATFYDVTGSVGLKSNGHAMVYASSNPFLFTGRMVVRTGPQTYEIYDGSLTTCQLPRPDWMLYSGKFAVDSEKAKAQNSTFRLMNIPILFLPYVTHPVDSEQRQSGILIPAISYSSSKGFILGEQYYWAINRSTDVTVGAQYYSLRGWEQSASFRYRGLGNNFAKAKYSGLLDRGITTNGVYLNQGGEDVTFSGRHDFSPQTRVVADAEYLSSYAYRQAFAENFSLAVSSDILSILYGVHEENGFDASARADRYQGLKMAFQAATPTTPAIPEEQVRIFHAPSLDFSSTEHEIGRSGVQWRLDSSYAGLSRVEPGFASGGLTQRVDLHPEISYPLSLDGWHLKASLGARETVYSRSRQTPYSPDGIPVELPNALNRADVEAEVDMRAPVVERTFDSPSVEKFFNGNDVKHTIEPEVTYRYVSGINNFLNVLRFDDIDIMSDTNELQYGVTQRLFLRPVKKRPCQEKPPGPGQEQNWDEDVGRVQTREQIDLKSRKPVCGSREMISWQLTQKYFFNENFGGAVINGRRNIFDTTLNLSGIAFLTEPRAISPLISRLRVRTSAHMDVEWDFDYDTGAKKFTSNNVLVDVHEGNVFGGLSYARLNAPGRFYTEGILSSVSNFDQLRLLLGYGSPTKPGLGVAGNVGLDLNATNTGLLEYGAVQASYNWDCCGFSVEVRKYELGAVRNETAERFNFTLLNIGTAGNLRRAASLF; this is translated from the coding sequence ATGGTGCTGGCGGCAAGTCATCCACATCTGCGGGCGCAAGAGGTGACGAGTCAGGCAACCCCCCTGGGCGAGGTTGGCGAATCGTCTTCGAGCCTGCCGGATGGCCCCGAAGCGGCACGGTATCCGGTTGCGGCAGTGCTACCCTCGACCGATGATGCAACGACAGCTTCGATCGAATCCGATACCCAGTCGAAGATAGGCAGCCGCTTCATCCTGGATGGAGATGTGGAGATTCACTACCGCGACCGGATTATCAAGGCCGACCACATCGAGTTCGACGAGGACACAAGCGAGCTGACGGCGAATGGGCATCTGCATGTGACGGGAGGCTCGAACCACGAGGACCTCACGGCCAGTCATGGAACGATGAACCTCAACAGGCAGACAGCAACCTTTTACGACGTAACAGGCTCGGTGGGCTTAAAAAGCAATGGACACGCGATGGTATATGCGAGCAGTAATCCCTTTCTATTTACCGGCCGCATGGTAGTGAGGACCGGCCCGCAAACGTACGAGATCTACGATGGCAGTCTGACGACCTGCCAGCTTCCCCGCCCGGACTGGATGCTGTACTCGGGCAAATTCGCCGTCGACAGCGAGAAGGCGAAGGCGCAGAACAGCACTTTTCGCCTGATGAATATCCCGATATTGTTTCTGCCCTATGTGACGCACCCAGTGGACTCCGAGCAGCGGCAGAGCGGGATTCTGATCCCAGCGATCAGTTATTCGTCGAGCAAGGGCTTCATCCTTGGCGAGCAGTACTACTGGGCGATCAATCGAAGCACCGATGTGACCGTCGGCGCCCAGTACTACTCACTGCGTGGATGGGAGCAGTCGGCGAGCTTCCGGTATCGCGGGCTGGGAAATAACTTTGCGAAGGCGAAATACAGCGGTCTGCTCGACCGTGGCATCACGACAAACGGCGTCTACCTGAATCAAGGCGGAGAGGATGTAACCTTCTCGGGCCGGCATGACTTCAGTCCGCAGACGCGAGTCGTGGCGGATGCGGAGTACTTGAGCTCGTACGCCTATCGCCAGGCGTTTGCCGAGAACTTCAGTCTCGCGGTCTCGAGCGATATCCTCTCGATCCTGTACGGAGTGCATGAGGAGAACGGCTTTGACGCTTCGGCGAGGGCAGATCGATATCAGGGTTTGAAGATGGCCTTCCAGGCCGCGACGCCGACGACGCCAGCGATACCCGAGGAGCAGGTAAGGATCTTTCATGCGCCGTCGCTGGACTTCAGCAGCACCGAACATGAGATCGGCAGGAGCGGCGTGCAGTGGAGGCTGGACAGCTCCTATGCCGGACTATCACGAGTCGAGCCGGGTTTTGCAAGCGGAGGCCTGACGCAGCGGGTGGATCTTCATCCTGAGATCTCCTATCCCCTCAGCTTGGATGGATGGCATCTCAAGGCCTCACTTGGCGCGCGGGAGACGGTCTACAGCAGAAGCAGGCAGACGCCATACTCACCGGATGGAATTCCCGTCGAACTCCCCAATGCGCTGAATCGCGCGGATGTGGAGGCTGAGGTGGATATGAGGGCTCCGGTGGTGGAGCGGACGTTCGACTCTCCCTCGGTGGAGAAGTTCTTCAACGGCAACGATGTGAAGCACACGATCGAGCCTGAGGTGACGTACCGGTATGTGAGCGGCATCAATAACTTTTTGAATGTGCTGCGCTTCGACGATATCGACATCATGAGCGATACGAACGAGCTTCAATACGGAGTCACGCAACGCCTGTTTCTGCGGCCGGTGAAGAAACGGCCTTGTCAGGAGAAGCCACCCGGCCCCGGCCAGGAGCAGAACTGGGATGAAGACGTAGGGAGGGTGCAGACCCGAGAGCAGATCGACTTAAAGAGCAGAAAACCGGTCTGCGGAAGCCGGGAGATGATCAGTTGGCAACTCACGCAGAAGTACTTCTTCAACGAGAACTTCGGCGGAGCTGTGATCAATGGGCGCCGCAATATATTCGACACGACGCTAAACCTCTCGGGAATCGCGTTCTTGACCGAGCCGCGGGCGATCTCGCCACTGATCTCACGGCTCAGGGTCAGGACCTCGGCGCACATGGATGTGGAGTGGGACTTCGACTACGACACAGGCGCGAAGAAGTTCACGTCCAACAACGTGCTGGTGGATGTGCACGAAGGCAATGTCTTCGGCGGCCTGAGCTACGCGCGGCTTAATGCGCCGGGGCGCTTCTACACCGAGGGCATCCTATCGTCTGTCTCGAACTTTGACCAGCTGCGGCTGCTGCTGGGGTATGGTTCGCCGACGAAGCCGGGGCTGGGCGTTGCAGGCAACGTGGGGCTGGACTTGAATGCGACCAACACCGGCCTGTTGGAGTATGGGGCGGTGCAGGCCTCGTACAACTGGGACTGCTGCGGATTTAGCGTCGAAGTGCGCAAGTACGAACTGGGGGCGGTGCGCAACGAGACCGCGGAGCGGTTCAACTTTACCTTGTTGAACATAGGCACGGCAGGCAACCTGCGGCGGGCGGCGAGTCTATTTTGA
- a CDS encoding RDD family protein, whose translation MSSAQRDLHPLDEATAETEAEAPFALKEQVAQRLAAHRARRNQHSGSLVTPIATPSPAKARSSRIAAAVAERYANSPSYRTFLAAQAETAIREAEAAAEVAARSARAIADAQYELLAELDQWTLTPPTPPPAPAPAPAATSLSITEAPPLPAAAATSSPALTVRLYEDVARSLTEPAVTSARVYGQAQAQEAIDEEENLILDDEIAFRQAPVFESVGAPIEIPANLIEFPRQLVAPRKARPRLAEGPLREDADHAPATAQLRIFEVEADQISTAPVVESTVPEWSSILLAAHPVAAPVETAEAPFLAELPPQTAPLNLRLMATIVDGCVVTAALLIFIGAFAITVDKLSGAPAGPVIPQITLQTAAIGVAGTLAVLTLLYQLLFFTFSDATPGMRYARIGLCTFSDDNPTRSAMRRRIFAVILAACPLGIGFLWAWLDDDGLGWHDRISRMYQRSY comes from the coding sequence ATGAGCTCTGCACAGCGTGACCTGCACCCACTGGACGAAGCCACTGCCGAAACGGAAGCCGAAGCTCCGTTTGCCCTGAAGGAACAAGTTGCCCAGCGCCTCGCCGCTCACCGCGCGCGCCGCAATCAGCACTCCGGCAGCTTGGTTACTCCCATCGCGACGCCGTCACCGGCGAAGGCCCGGTCGTCTCGTATCGCCGCCGCAGTCGCCGAACGCTATGCGAACTCACCCAGCTACCGCACCTTCCTCGCTGCGCAGGCCGAGACGGCCATCCGCGAGGCAGAGGCTGCCGCTGAAGTAGCAGCCCGGAGCGCCCGCGCCATCGCTGATGCTCAGTACGAGCTCCTGGCTGAGCTCGATCAATGGACGCTGACGCCGCCGACCCCGCCACCGGCTCCCGCACCCGCACCCGCAGCGACGAGTCTCTCGATCACCGAGGCCCCACCTCTTCCCGCCGCGGCCGCAACGTCAAGCCCCGCCCTCACCGTCAGGCTCTACGAGGACGTCGCCCGCAGCCTCACCGAACCCGCTGTCACCTCCGCGCGAGTTTACGGCCAGGCTCAAGCCCAGGAGGCCATCGACGAAGAGGAGAACCTCATCCTCGACGACGAGATCGCCTTCCGTCAGGCGCCTGTCTTCGAGTCAGTCGGTGCTCCTATCGAGATTCCCGCAAATCTGATCGAGTTCCCTCGTCAGCTCGTCGCTCCGCGTAAGGCGCGCCCCCGGCTGGCCGAAGGTCCGCTCCGTGAAGACGCCGACCACGCCCCGGCGACCGCTCAGCTCCGCATCTTCGAGGTCGAAGCAGACCAGATCTCGACCGCGCCTGTCGTCGAGTCGACCGTTCCCGAGTGGTCCTCCATCCTGCTGGCTGCTCACCCCGTCGCGGCACCGGTGGAGACCGCCGAGGCCCCATTCCTCGCGGAGCTTCCGCCACAGACCGCACCGCTGAACCTGCGTCTGATGGCCACCATCGTCGATGGCTGTGTCGTAACGGCCGCCCTGTTGATCTTCATCGGTGCCTTTGCCATCACCGTGGATAAGCTCTCGGGTGCTCCTGCAGGCCCGGTGATCCCGCAGATCACGCTGCAGACCGCAGCCATCGGCGTGGCCGGCACACTGGCTGTGCTCACGCTGCTCTATCAGCTTCTCTTCTTCACCTTCTCCGATGCGACCCCCGGCATGCGCTACGCTCGCATCGGCCTCTGCACCTTTTCCGATGACAATCCAACCCGCTCGGCGATGCGTCGTCGCATCTTCGCTGTAATTCTTGCAGCCTGCCCGCTCGGCATCGGCTTTCTGTGGGCCTGGCTCGATGACGACGGCCTGGGCTGGCACGATCGCATCTCGCGTATGTATCAACGCAGTTATTAG